In Microplitis mediator isolate UGA2020A chromosome 9, iyMicMedi2.1, whole genome shotgun sequence, the DNA window aataataaaaaaataaaaataaaaacggtCAATTACTCAGCTAATACTGTAACGTTAAGACGTGCAATAATAAccaataattcattttaagattacaaaattttgtaattacgAAGGATGGAAAAGCCAATCTTGAAGGATAATTAGGCAATATCGCGAAGCAACGCTGATGTAGAACGTCAACCAGTTTTCTTATCCTCCCTTCACTTCTCCCCTCTACATCTCAACTCATCccttcactcactcactcacttaTAAACTCTTTTACTCTCCTCTCTGGCTTATAGTAATTAGCTGGGAATCTACTTTCATCGAGGACGGCAGCAGCAATAGCTGCAGCCGTAAGGATCGAGGCAAATAACACGGGGATTCCCTCAGACagactaataaatatttaatacaaaatagtttaccataaaatatatgtatattttatttaaaaaaaaaaaaatagatcagAATTTACATAATTGCattaaattaatgttaataaatatacagaaTTATGTAATTTGTGTAAGtgttaaattgttaattgtctaacCGAGATCGTTGACGTTTAGGTTGATGATCTAGAGGAATAGAATAAGAATTCAAATTATCGCTATCACTTAATTCTggattatcataatttatatcaaactTACTTCGCCTTTTTCCTCCAACTGTAGTCCATTCGTCAGTCCTGTCAGGAGATTGTGACTGAGGTGGATTTCTCCATCTTGAAGGTATCGGAGGTGGAATGGGATATTGATCTGGGATTGAAAGTTTTTGCCCAAGAATAGGACGTTCTGGTGGCCCCAAGCGAGCTTCTGGCCCTAGATAAGTGCCCACTAGGTCGTCGGAGGATCGTAGTTTTGAAGAAACCGGATGGTCTGGATATTTTGGAGCTTCATGCGACCTGACGCCAGTAACTTTCGAAGCTGGAGTTATTTCAAAAGCCCCTGAAGGCGCCTGGAAGGTCTTGGAATGGATATTGTGGTGGCTCGAAGGACCTGGGTTGCTTGTCATGCGATTATGATATGATTTGAGGACTGGAGTAGGTATTGGCCAGTTTTTAGAAGGTACATGGGGTAATTGCAGTGATTTTGAAGGATGCAAACGTTCGGGATAGTGATTCAAGGAATCAGGATGGTTCGAAGGACCAAAGTTACTTTCTGGGTGACTGTGGTGTGATGTAACTCCTGGGGGAAGTGGTTCTTGGAAACTTTTAGCAGGCCTCGGAGGTACGTATACTGATTTGCTGGGATACGGACTTGCTGGAGGGTATTTTGGACCATCGGGATGGCTCGCAGGGCCAAAGTGACTTTCTGTGTGACTGTGATGTGATTTAACTCCAGGGGGAAGTGGTTCTTGGAAGCTTTTGGCAGACCTGGGAGGTATGTTTACTGATTTGTTAGGATACAGACTTGCGGGAGGGTATTTTGGACCATCGGGATGGCTCGAAGGACCACGATAACCATCCAAAGGACCTGGAAGTCTCTCTGGTGAATGTAGTATCGATCTAGGGACCCCTGGAGGTGGTAAATGATGCATAGGACCTAAGTAATGAGGTTCTGTAGGTCCAGTTTCTCTTTTATTTGAATCATAACGGTCATGTCTATCACGTCTATCAAAGTATGGCGGCCTTGATGAAAGTGAAGGATTTCTCCAACTATAAACATAATTTGGTCTACGAGAGTCTTCGCGTGATTTATGATAACGACCTTGAAAGGGATCACTAGGATGAACGGGAAGACGCCAATTTTTGGAAGATGGCCGATCTCGGTGTCTAAATTGATCTGACTTTTCTGTATGTGATGTGtctgtattatttattatatctaACAAATCTTCAGATGTATTGATCCTTTCGTCCAGTTTACTGGTTTTCAGGTCGTCGGTATAGTTCTCGCGTTCAATTTTGTGACCACGGGCATCCTCGAAGGCTAAGGgccaaaattttgattataaatCTTTACAATCACAACTAGACGAGGGATTGAACTTCGGTAACATCTTCAGCAAAATTTTCGCTATTTTCTGAGGAAAAATTACGGAAACTCAAAAACTTACCTTCGATAGCATCGATCACGTTCCAGCCTGATTGTTGAGCTAGATATCTGCAGACTAAATATCCCGTGCGATTGAGGCCGTGGGTACAGTGAACGCCTATAATTTCATCTGTAACCAAAAATTTGACGGgatccttagaaaaattttatcttgaatattattttttttttaattaagaattGATTAACGCATCgcatataaatatgaataataataataaaaatataaaactagtGAAAGTAATTCAAGAAGGAAGTAGTCTTAGTTGTAGATGTACGAGGAAAAAATGCAGTTGTAATCTGAGAGTAGTCGTCGTTTATATGCCTCCGAGCCAGAGAGGACATTCTTATTAttcagatatatatatatacatatagtaATATCTTAAAACGCGAGGTCAtcttgttgctgttgttgttgttttgcATGTCAGTAATTCATACTTTCATATGTATCACAAGCTACTACAGCTAAACTACGGGGACATTATTCTGAGAACACGTCAGCATCTAATGCATAATCTAgagcaacgaaaaaaaaaaaaaaaaaatattaataacaaaatcatttattcaGCTCCTCATAATCCTTTTATCGCATTATTTATCTTGTTTTAAATTCATAGCAagttagaaaattaatttttttttcttgaaattcaATTATCGCGGCGCGGGAAATAATTGGATGGCTTGGATTTTTGTGACAATGGTTGGGTTTAGATAAAAAGTCATGAGGACCTTTTTTTGagggaatttaatttgctacaaatttatttcttatagatttttttttatctgcgATGGTTTCTAcgtaatttgaatttgaagttaaaaaaattgtttttgatgaaattatataaaagtggCCCATTTTCACCCTGTCTCGGTTTTTGGGTGTCAGTTTTTTTGTAGTCGGTCAAAAACAGACGAGTCTGGGACCATTAATTAGAaggatttttttagaaaatcggAAGGGGctgaaaagttatttttggaaggtttcaaaatttgaaattttcgagaACTGGGACTAAACTACGGGGCAGATTAGTTGGAAACTTGTTGTCTGAGGTTCTTCAGACTTGGATAGAAATGATCTACAGTTTGAAAGCATTTGGTCCGCTGGTTTTCGGAATGGCCAATGGAAGTCAAAAATC includes these proteins:
- the LOC130674918 gene encoding uncharacterized protein LOC130674918 isoform X1; translation: MKKLPDRWLDYKPYGSVIKNTKIMAFKVPLHERLTRRLPEAHQFTPELLLKEVPKLKYIIDLTNTTRYYNKKEFTDKGVEYRKIPVEGKRIPKQREILRFYRAMESFVESAKDDEIIGVHCTHGLNRTGYLVCRYLAQQSGWNVIDAIEAFEDARGHKIERENYTDDLKTSKLDERINTSEDLLDIINNTDTSHTEKSDQFRHRDRPSSKNWRLPVHPSDPFQGRYHKSREDSRRPNYVYSWRNPSLSSRPPYFDRRDRHDRYDSNKRETGPTEPHYLGPMHHLPPPGVPRSILHSPERLPGPLDGYRGPSSHPDGPKYPPASLYPNKSVNIPPRSAKSFQEPLPPGVKSHHSHTESHFGPASHPDGPKYPPASPYPSKSVYVPPRPAKSFQEPLPPGVTSHHSHPESNFGPSNHPDSLNHYPERLHPSKSLQLPHVPSKNWPIPTPVLKSYHNRMTSNPGPSSHHNIHSKTFQAPSGAFEITPASKVTGVRSHEAPKYPDHPVSSKLRSSDDLVGTYLGPEARLGPPERPILGQKLSIPDQYPIPPPIPSRWRNPPQSQSPDRTDEWTTVGGKRRSKFDINYDNPELSDSDNLNSYSIPLDHQPKRQRSRLDN
- the LOC130674918 gene encoding uncharacterized protein LOC130674918 isoform X2; this encodes MKKLPDRWLDYKPYGSVIKNTKIMAFKVPLHERLTRRLPEAHQFTPELLLKEVPKLKYIIDLTNTTRYYNKKEFTDKGVEYRKIPVEGKRIPKQREILRFYRAMESFVESAKDDEIIGVHCTHGLNRTGYLVCRYLAQQSGWNVIDAIEAFEDARGHKIERENYTDDLKTSKLDERINTSEDLLDIINNTDTSHTEKSDQFRHRDRPSSKNWRLPVHPSDPFQGRYHKSREDSRRPNYVYSWRNPSLSSRPPYFDRRDRHDRYDSNKRETGPTEPHYLGPMHHLPPPGVPRSILHSPERLPGPLDGYRGPSSHPDGPKYPPASLYPNKSVNIPPRSAKSFQEPLPPGVKSHHSHTESHFGPASHPDGPKYPPASPYPSKSVYVPPRPAKSFQEPLPPGVTSHHSHPESNFGPSNHPDSLNHYPERLHPSKSLQLPHVPSKNWPIPTPVLKSYHNRMTSNPGPSSHHNIHSKTFQAPSGAFEITPASKVTGVRSHEAPKYPDHPVSSKLRSSDDLVGTYLGPEARLGPPERPILGQKLSIPDQYPIPPPIPSRWRNPPQSQSPDRTDEWTTVGGKRRNHQPKRQRSRLDN